Within the Nocardioides aurantiacus genome, the region ACCGACCAGCGGTTCACCCTGGAGCAGGTCGACGAGAAGGGCGCGGGCGAGCGTCGTGGCGGCCTGAGCCTGCGGGTGCGCGACGACTGGAGCGGCACGCGCCGTGACCCGGCGACCCTGTCGGGCGGCGAGACGTTCGTGGTCTCGCTCGCGCTCGCGCTCGGGCTGGCCGACACGGTCAGCCACGAGGCCGGCGGCACCGCGCTCGACACGCTGTTCATCGACGAGGGCTTCGGGTCGCTGGACGCCGAGACCCTCGACGGCGTCATGGACACCCTCGACCAGCTGCGCGACGGCGGCCGCGTCGTCGGACTGGTCAGCCACGTCGCCGAGCTGCGCACCCGGGTGCCCAGCCAGCTCGAGGTCTCCAAGGCCCGGCACGGCTCCTCGCTGCGGCCGGTCCTCGACCTCGGTTGATCCACCGCCGAGGTCGGGCCCCGCCCGGCCGACGCTGTCGGTCCGCCGCACTAGGGTGCTCGGCATGGCCGACGTCGACCCCAGCTTCCTCGCCCTGCCGCTCCAGCGGCTCGCCCAGGTGGCCCTCGGTCGGGCCCGTGACTTCGGCGTCACCCACGCCGACTTCCGGCTCGAGCGCAACCGGCTGCAGCACCTCTCGGTCCGCGACGGACAGCTCGAGGGCGCTCAGGACAGCGAGGACCTCGGCTTCGCGGTGAGGGTCCTGCTCGACGGGGCGTGGGGGTTCGCCTCGGGGGTGGGCCTGACCGACGACGAGGCCGTCCGGGTCGCGGAGACCGCCGTCACGGTCGCCCGGGTGGCGGCCAAGATGACGACCGTCCCGGTGCAGCTGGCGCCCGAGCCCGTCCACCGCGACGTCACCTGGGTCTCGGCCTACGACGTCAACCCGCTCGACGTGCCGCTGGCCGACAAGGTGGCGCTGCTCGGCGGCTGGACCCGTGAGCTCGTCGCCGGGGGGGCCGACCACGCCGCCGGCATGCTGCAGCAGGTCCAGGAGAACAAGTTCTACGCCGACCTCGCCGGGTCCTCCATCACCCAGCAGCGGGTCTGGCTGGAGCCGGTGCTGGAGGCCTACGCCTCCGACCCCGCGACCGGGGCCTTCGACTCGATGGCCTCGACCTGCCCGCCCTTCGGCGCCGGCTGGGAGGCGCTGACCGACGGCTCCTGGGACTTCGACACCGAGCGGGCCGAGCTGCCGGGCCTGCTGCGGGCCAAGCTCGCCGCACCGAGCGTCGAGCCGGGTCGCTACGACCTCGTCATCGACGCCAACAACCTGATGCTGACCATCCACGAGTCGGTGGGTCACGCCACCGAGCTCGACCGGGCGCTGGGCTACGAGGCCAGCTACGCCGGCACCTCCTTCGCCACCCCCGACCACCTCGGCACGCTGCAGTACGGCTCGCCCGCCATGCACGTGACCGGCGACCGCACCGCGCGCCGCGGCCTGGCCACCGTGGGCTTCGACGACGAGGGCGTCGAGGGCCAGTCGTGGGACATCGTGCGTGACGGGGTGCTGGTGGGCTACCAGCTCGACCGGTCGATGGCGCACACCTACGGCGCCGCGCTCAACGGTGGACGCTCCAACGGCTGCGCCTACGCCGACTCCCCCGGACACGTGCCGATCCAGCGGATGGCCAACGTGTCGCTGCAGCCCGACCCCGACGGCCCCGACACCGCGGGCCTGATCGGGCGGGTGGAGCGCGGCATCCACGTGGTCGGCCACAAGTCGTGGTCGATCGACA harbors:
- a CDS encoding TldD/PmbA family protein; the encoded protein is MADVDPSFLALPLQRLAQVALGRARDFGVTHADFRLERNRLQHLSVRDGQLEGAQDSEDLGFAVRVLLDGAWGFASGVGLTDDEAVRVAETAVTVARVAAKMTTVPVQLAPEPVHRDVTWVSAYDVNPLDVPLADKVALLGGWTRELVAGGADHAAGMLQQVQENKFYADLAGSSITQQRVWLEPVLEAYASDPATGAFDSMASTCPPFGAGWEALTDGSWDFDTERAELPGLLRAKLAAPSVEPGRYDLVIDANNLMLTIHESVGHATELDRALGYEASYAGTSFATPDHLGTLQYGSPAMHVTGDRTARRGLATVGFDDEGVEGQSWDIVRDGVLVGYQLDRSMAHTYGAALNGGRSNGCAYADSPGHVPIQRMANVSLQPDPDGPDTAGLIGRVERGIHVVGHKSWSIDMQRYNFQFTGQRFYAIEDGELKGQLRDVAYQATTTDFWGSLEAVGGPQTYVLGGVLNCGKAQPGQSAPVSHGTPSALFRDVNVLNTSEEGTA